In Desulfobulbaceae bacterium DB1, the sequence GACGCGGGCCTTGAACTTGATGTTTTTGCCCGGCGTCTCGCCTTCTTTTTTAACGCCTCCTCCGATCTGCTTGAAGAGGTCGCCAAGTTCCGGGCTGCCCGGCGACTGTGGGCCAGGATCATGAAGGAACGCTTTCAGGCCAAAAATCCCGCCGGCTTGATGCTTCGTTTTCACACCCAGACGGCGGGAAATACCTTGACCGCCCAGCAGATCGATAACAATATCGTGCGGGTCACCATCCAGGCATTGGCTGCCGTCCTCGGCGGCACCCAATCCCTGCACACAAATTCCCGGGATGAGGCATTGTCGTTGCCCACCGAGGATTCGGTGCGCATCGCCCTGCGCACCCAGCAGGTCATCGCCCATGAATCGGGGGTGGCCAATACCGTCGACCCCCTGGCCGGCTCCTATTTTATCGAGGAGCTGACCAACCGTATCGAGCAGCAGGCGGAAGAACTCATTGCCCGCATCGACAGGGCGGGCGGGGTTGTCGCCGCCATCGAGGACGGCTTCATCCAGCGCCAGATCGAGGATGCCGCCTATGTTTATCAACGGGAAATCGAAAGCGGGGAACGGATCATTGTCGGGGTGAACGGCTTTCAAAGCGACGAAGAAAAGAGGCCCGCCACCCTGAAGGTCGATCCCGAGGTTGAGTCCATGCAGGTTGCCGCACTTTGCCGATTGAAAAAATCGCGCAATAGTGACAAAGTAAACCATGCCTTGCAGAAACTTGAGCAGGCGGCCCGGGGGGATGCCAATCTTTTTCCCTTTGTCCTGGACGCGGTAAGGGAGTATGCTACCTTGGGTGAAATCTGCAACGTGCTGCGCCGGGTTTTCGGCG encodes:
- a CDS encoding methylmalonyl-CoA mutase yields the protein MKENKELQEWRENDLARSLRRFPERKEKFVNHGGDEIPRLSLPAEIDAEYTEKIGFPGRYPFTRGVQPTMYRGRLWTMRQYAGFSTAAESNRRYRYLLEQGTTGLSVAFDLPTQIGYDSDDPMSLGEVGKVGVAIDSLADMEILFDRIPLDSVSTSMTINSPAIVLLAMYVAVAEKQGVAPEKLKGTIQNDILKEYVARGTYIFPPVPSLRLITNIFQWCGDHTPEFNTISISGYHIREAGSTAVQEVAFTLANGITYVQTALDAGLELDVFARRLAFFFNASSDLLEEVAKFRAARRLWARIMKERFQAKNPAGLMLRFHTQTAGNTLTAQQIDNNIVRVTIQALAAVLGGTQSLHTNSRDEALSLPTEDSVRIALRTQQVIAHESGVANTVDPLAGSYFIEELTNRIEQQAEELIARIDRAGGVVAAIEDGFIQRQIEDAAYVYQREIESGERIIVGVNGFQSDEEKRPATLKVDPEVESMQVAALCRLKKSRNSDKVNHALQKLEQAARGDANLFPFVLDAVREYATLGEICNVLRRVFGEYKQY